Proteins encoded by one window of Pyxidicoccus trucidator:
- a CDS encoding efflux RND transporter permease subunit, whose protein sequence is MSLTEACIRKPVFAWMIMAATIVFGLVAAQRIGISQFPDVDFPTINISVSWEGANPEAVESDLIEPIEEAVTQVEGVKSITSNARQGGASITVELDLSRNVDLALQDVQTRVSQAQRSLPRDIDPPVVSKTNPEDQPIMWAGVSGPFSQQAVSDFARYRVKERLQTVPGVGEVQLGGSLERNVRIWVDSQKLDARGLTVTDVIAALQREHVELPAGRIETEGREVNVRVMGEALDLETLRGLVVREQDGQAVHLRDVALVEDGFEDIRRMTRVNGQPAQGLGIRKQRGANAVAVAQAVRAELAQIQKDAPEGMEVGVRFDSTKFIEESVHEIEFELLLACILTAFVCWVFLGSLSSTMNVVLAIPMSLLGTVAVIYFLGFTLNTFTLLGLALAVGIVVDDAIMVLENIFRHAEEGKDRVRAAREGTAEITFAALAATLAVVAIFLPVVFMKGIIGKFFLQFGVTLCVAVLLSYVEAITLAPARCAQLLKTSREGRSKVGVWVDRAFSKLERVYERALGWGLKRPWWVLASAVVLLGLSVFAFRALPGEFVPSQDQSRLTVRLQTAVGSSLEETNQIFQKAEAIASSRPEVQSVFAVVGGGGGNSSVNAGMMMLTLTPPDQRMPQSELQQLFRKELNSIPGLRAVVQDMSQAGFTAQRGFPVEFSVRGSDWDQLVSASQEMREKLQATGKVVDVDTDYQLGMPELRITPDRARAADLGVPMEAVASSINALVGGVRVGKYSTGGRRIDVRLRLLAGQRSRPEDLSLLKVRTSSGALVPLSSLVTQEERPALQAITRRDRERAISVFANVAPGSNQEEALATVDQLSKDMPGGVRVVPGGASVAFRDSMSSLFFALFLGIGVAYMVLGAQFNSFLHPVTVLTILPLSVAGAAFALLATGSTLNIFSMIGLLLLMGIVKKNSIILVDYALQERERGADAIQAMLRAGPVRLRPILMTSTATMMAAVPAALALGAGSETRAPMSIAVLGGLSVSTVLSLVVVPAFYVVADRMKTRLGTMMGKKPDDEARPPAHPPRTDEARPATHG, encoded by the coding sequence ATGAGCCTCACGGAAGCCTGTATCAGGAAGCCCGTCTTCGCCTGGATGATCATGGCGGCCACCATCGTCTTCGGACTGGTGGCGGCGCAGCGCATCGGCATCAGCCAGTTCCCCGACGTCGACTTCCCCACCATCAACATCTCCGTCAGCTGGGAGGGCGCCAACCCGGAAGCGGTGGAGAGCGACCTCATCGAGCCGATTGAAGAGGCCGTGACGCAGGTGGAGGGCGTCAAGAGCATCACCTCCAACGCGCGCCAGGGCGGCGCCAGCATCACCGTGGAGCTGGACCTGTCGCGCAACGTGGACCTCGCGCTGCAGGACGTGCAGACGCGGGTGAGCCAGGCGCAGCGCTCGCTGCCGCGCGACATCGACCCGCCCGTGGTCTCCAAGACGAACCCGGAGGACCAGCCCATCATGTGGGCCGGCGTGTCCGGGCCCTTCTCCCAGCAGGCGGTGAGCGATTTCGCCCGCTACCGGGTGAAGGAGCGCCTGCAGACGGTGCCGGGCGTGGGCGAGGTGCAGCTGGGCGGCTCGCTGGAGCGCAACGTGCGCATCTGGGTGGACTCGCAGAAGCTGGATGCGCGCGGGCTCACCGTCACGGACGTCATCGCCGCGCTCCAGCGCGAGCACGTGGAGCTGCCCGCCGGCCGCATCGAGACGGAGGGCCGCGAGGTCAACGTGCGCGTCATGGGCGAGGCGCTCGATTTGGAGACGCTGCGCGGCCTGGTGGTGCGCGAGCAGGACGGGCAGGCGGTGCACCTGCGCGACGTGGCGCTGGTGGAGGACGGCTTCGAGGACATCCGCCGGATGACGCGCGTCAACGGCCAGCCGGCGCAGGGGCTGGGCATCCGGAAGCAGCGCGGCGCCAACGCGGTGGCCGTGGCCCAGGCCGTGCGCGCGGAGCTGGCGCAGATCCAGAAGGACGCGCCCGAGGGCATGGAGGTGGGCGTCCGCTTCGACTCGACGAAGTTCATCGAGGAGAGCGTCCATGAAATCGAGTTCGAGCTGCTGCTGGCCTGCATCCTCACCGCGTTCGTGTGCTGGGTGTTCCTCGGCTCGCTGTCGAGCACGATGAACGTGGTGCTCGCCATCCCCATGTCGCTGCTGGGGACGGTGGCCGTCATCTACTTCCTGGGCTTCACGCTCAACACCTTCACCCTGCTGGGACTGGCGCTGGCGGTGGGCATCGTGGTGGACGACGCCATCATGGTGCTGGAGAACATCTTCCGGCACGCGGAGGAGGGGAAGGACCGGGTGCGCGCCGCGCGCGAGGGCACCGCGGAGATCACCTTCGCCGCGCTGGCGGCCACGCTGGCGGTGGTGGCCATCTTCCTGCCCGTCGTCTTCATGAAGGGCATCATCGGCAAGTTCTTCCTCCAGTTCGGCGTGACGCTGTGCGTGGCGGTGCTGCTGTCCTACGTGGAGGCGATTACGCTGGCGCCGGCGCGCTGCGCGCAGCTGCTCAAGACGTCGCGCGAGGGCCGCAGCAAGGTGGGCGTGTGGGTGGACCGGGCCTTCTCGAAGCTGGAGCGCGTGTACGAGCGGGCGCTGGGCTGGGGCCTGAAGCGCCCCTGGTGGGTGCTGGCCTCGGCGGTGGTGCTCCTGGGCCTCAGTGTGTTCGCCTTCCGCGCGCTGCCGGGCGAGTTCGTGCCCTCGCAGGACCAGAGCCGGCTGACGGTGCGCCTGCAGACGGCGGTGGGCAGCAGCCTGGAGGAGACCAATCAAATCTTCCAGAAGGCGGAGGCCATCGCCAGCTCGCGGCCGGAGGTGCAAAGCGTCTTCGCAGTCGTGGGCGGAGGCGGCGGCAACTCCAGCGTCAACGCGGGCATGATGATGCTCACGTTGACGCCGCCGGACCAGCGCATGCCGCAGTCGGAGCTGCAGCAGCTCTTCCGCAAGGAGCTCAACAGCATTCCCGGCCTGCGCGCGGTGGTGCAGGACATGTCGCAGGCGGGCTTCACCGCGCAGCGCGGCTTCCCCGTGGAGTTCAGCGTGCGCGGCTCGGACTGGGACCAGCTGGTGTCGGCCAGCCAGGAGATGCGCGAGAAGCTCCAGGCCACCGGCAAGGTGGTGGACGTGGACACCGACTACCAGCTGGGCATGCCGGAGCTGCGTATTACGCCGGACCGGGCGCGCGCGGCGGACCTGGGCGTGCCCATGGAGGCGGTGGCGTCCTCCATCAACGCGCTGGTGGGCGGCGTGCGGGTGGGCAAGTACAGCACGGGCGGCCGGCGCATCGACGTGCGGCTGCGCCTGCTGGCCGGGCAGCGCTCGCGGCCCGAGGACCTGTCGCTGCTCAAGGTGCGCACCTCCAGCGGCGCGCTCGTGCCGCTGTCCTCGCTGGTGACGCAGGAGGAGCGCCCGGCGCTGCAGGCGATTACCCGGAGAGACCGTGAGCGCGCCATCAGCGTCTTCGCCAACGTGGCGCCGGGCTCCAATCAGGAGGAGGCGCTGGCCACGGTGGACCAGCTCTCCAAGGACATGCCGGGCGGGGTGCGAGTGGTGCCAGGCGGCGCGAGCGTGGCCTTCCGCGACTCGATGAGCAGCCTGTTCTTCGCGCTCTTCCTCGGGATTGGCGTGGCGTACATGGTGCTGGGCGCGCAGTTCAACTCGTTCCTGCACCCCGTCACGGTGCTCACGATTCTTCCGCTGTCGGTGGCGGGCGCGGCCTTCGCGCTGCTGGCCACGGGCAGCACGCTGAACATCTTCAGCATGATTGGCCTGCTGCTGCTGATGGGCATCGTGAAGAAGAACTCCATCATCCTGGTGGACTACGCGCTCCAGGAGCGCGAGCGCGGGGCGGATGCAATCCAGGCCATGCTGCGCGCGGGCCCGGTGCGGCTGCGGCCCATCCTGATGACGTCCACCGCGACGATGATGGCGGCGGTGCCGGCGGCGCTGGCGCTGGGGGCGGGCTCGGAGACGCGCGCGCCCATGTCCATCGCCGTGCTGGGCGGCCTGTCCGTATCCACGGTGCTCAGCCTCGTGGTGGTGCCCGCCTTCTACGTGGTGGCGGACCGCATGAAGACGCGGCTGGGGACGATGATGGGCAAGAAGCCGGACGACGAAGCCAGGCCGCCCGCGCACCCGCCTCGCACCGACGAGGCCCGGCCCGCCACGCACGGCTGA
- a CDS encoding efflux RND transporter periplasmic adaptor subunit has protein sequence MRHAGTLTLAVAVLALGAGCKKDAEAPKGGPGTAAASPGGRPGGGAGGRGPIQFPVEVAPVESRDVEYVVSAVGSVEAFERVQITARVPGAVERVLFAEGQVVKKGDTLAEIEPARYAIAVRSAEAALAKAKATLEEAQAGAQRRAAVNEASPGLLPAEQLETYQTRARTAEAEVASAKAMLDQAQLNQRDAYVRAPMDGVLQTRTVQTGQYVQPGLVMATLVRREPLLLRFTVPEADVARIQPGMPARFTVRTGSGRFTAKITHVAAAADDASRMVPVTAEVSGDEAKALRPGIFATVSVPVATRGGSPVIPQTAVRPSERGFLAFVVEGDKARERVLELGMRTADGLVEVLDGLKAGEVLVVRGAEALRDGAGVRVAAGPKPSLQGEPGPRPEGSNGGGARR, from the coding sequence ATGCGACACGCAGGAACGCTGACCCTGGCTGTGGCAGTGCTGGCCCTGGGAGCCGGTTGCAAGAAGGACGCGGAGGCGCCGAAGGGCGGCCCGGGCACCGCGGCGGCTTCCCCGGGCGGGCGCCCGGGAGGCGGCGCTGGAGGCCGAGGGCCCATCCAGTTCCCCGTCGAGGTCGCGCCCGTGGAATCGCGGGACGTGGAGTACGTGGTGAGCGCGGTGGGCTCCGTGGAGGCCTTCGAGCGCGTGCAGATCACCGCGCGCGTGCCGGGCGCCGTGGAGCGCGTGCTCTTCGCGGAGGGGCAGGTGGTGAAGAAGGGCGACACCCTCGCGGAGATCGAGCCCGCGCGCTACGCCATCGCCGTGCGCTCCGCGGAGGCCGCGCTGGCCAAGGCCAAGGCCACCCTGGAGGAGGCCCAGGCGGGCGCCCAGCGCCGCGCCGCCGTCAACGAGGCCAGCCCCGGCCTGCTGCCGGCCGAGCAGCTGGAGACGTACCAGACGCGCGCGCGCACCGCGGAGGCCGAGGTCGCCTCGGCGAAGGCGATGCTGGACCAGGCGCAGCTCAACCAGCGGGACGCCTATGTGCGCGCCCCCATGGACGGAGTGCTGCAGACGCGCACCGTGCAGACGGGCCAGTACGTGCAGCCGGGGCTCGTCATGGCCACGCTGGTGCGCCGCGAGCCGCTGCTGCTGCGCTTCACCGTGCCGGAGGCGGACGTGGCGCGCATCCAGCCCGGCATGCCGGCGCGCTTCACGGTGCGCACGGGCAGCGGCAGGTTCACCGCGAAGATCACCCACGTGGCGGCGGCAGCGGACGATGCCAGCCGCATGGTGCCGGTGACGGCCGAGGTGTCCGGCGACGAGGCGAAGGCGCTCCGCCCGGGAATCTTCGCCACGGTGTCGGTGCCGGTGGCGACGCGGGGCGGCAGTCCGGTGATTCCCCAGACGGCGGTGCGCCCCAGCGAGCGTGGCTTCCTCGCCTTCGTGGTGGAGGGCGACAAGGCCCGCGAGCGCGTGCTGGAGCTGGGCATGCGCACGGCGGACGGCCTGGTGGAGGTGCTCGACGGCCTGAAGGCCGGAGAGGTCCTGGTGGTGCGCGGCGCCGAGGCGCTGCGTGACGGGGCCGGGGTGCGCGTGGCGGCGGGCCCCAAGCCCAGCCTCCAAGGCGAGCCGGGTCCGCGGCCTGAAGGTTCCAACGGCGGAGGTGCTCGCAGATGA
- a CDS encoding TolC family protein: protein MPTPRPVLAAPLCAWLALTAPQALAQDAGASGATPEAPAPGVMPTAPAVPPAPGSSTPAEAAPLTLERAVSLAAERNEAALAAQLRAEAASARVARARSFFFPELSATGTYTRRSNQSTREVGGQQVVLQRFNAFGANIVARVALFDARGFPLYRAARLEGEASGLDAVEARRQVSFEAANAFLVSLADQQVFQAAGHRLAYARQALEDARARAQAGLASTNDVTRAELEVASAEVQLTSARNTAQTSRLELGYLLVEPVEGALAPPATLLTDASRPLNVYEALVQGAADRRPDILSSRLRVESLEANALEPLARLLPSLGASYTYRLTNEAGLTGRTGDGFFTVDLSWSLFDGGERYAERRERVALARAAKLEEQAGTRRVDVDIQRARVGLENAQAALSQSELAVRAARQNAEEQGILYRQGLSTALTVADATVSLFEAEVAQAQSRYALGVALLGLRAAVGLDPLGKEP, encoded by the coding sequence ATGCCCACCCCCCGTCCCGTCCTCGCCGCGCCCCTGTGTGCCTGGCTCGCCCTGACCGCGCCCCAGGCCCTGGCGCAGGACGCCGGAGCCAGCGGGGCCACTCCCGAGGCTCCCGCACCCGGCGTGATGCCGACGGCACCTGCCGTACCCCCCGCCCCGGGGAGCAGCACCCCCGCCGAGGCGGCCCCGCTGACGCTGGAGCGCGCCGTGTCCCTGGCCGCCGAGCGCAACGAGGCCGCGCTGGCGGCCCAGCTGCGTGCCGAGGCCGCCTCGGCCCGCGTGGCCCGGGCCCGCTCCTTCTTCTTCCCGGAGCTGTCTGCGACGGGCACCTACACGCGGCGCTCCAACCAGTCGACGCGGGAGGTGGGGGGCCAGCAGGTGGTCCTCCAGCGGTTCAACGCCTTCGGCGCCAACATCGTGGCGCGCGTCGCCCTCTTCGACGCCCGGGGCTTCCCCCTGTACCGGGCCGCGCGGCTGGAGGGTGAGGCCTCCGGGCTGGACGCGGTGGAGGCCCGCCGCCAGGTGTCCTTCGAGGCCGCCAACGCCTTCCTCGTCTCGCTGGCGGACCAGCAGGTCTTCCAGGCCGCCGGCCACCGCCTCGCCTATGCCCGCCAGGCGCTCGAGGACGCCCGGGCGCGCGCCCAGGCCGGCCTGGCGAGCACCAACGACGTGACGCGCGCGGAGCTGGAGGTCGCCAGCGCCGAGGTGCAGCTCACCAGCGCCCGCAACACCGCGCAGACGAGCCGCCTGGAGCTGGGCTACCTGCTGGTGGAGCCCGTGGAGGGCGCCCTGGCCCCGCCGGCCACGCTGCTGACGGACGCCTCCCGGCCACTCAACGTGTACGAGGCGCTGGTCCAGGGCGCGGCGGATCGGCGCCCGGACATCCTCTCCTCGCGGCTGCGGGTGGAGTCGCTGGAGGCCAACGCGCTGGAGCCGCTGGCCCGGCTGCTGCCCTCGCTCGGCGCGTCGTACACCTACCGGCTCACCAACGAGGCCGGCCTCACCGGCCGCACCGGGGACGGCTTCTTCACCGTGGACCTCTCCTGGAGCCTCTTCGACGGCGGCGAGCGCTACGCGGAGCGCCGCGAGCGCGTGGCGCTGGCCCGGGCCGCGAAGCTGGAGGAGCAGGCGGGCACGCGCCGCGTGGACGTGGACATCCAGCGGGCACGGGTGGGGTTGGAGAACGCGCAGGCCGCGCTCTCGCAGAGCGAGCTGGCGGTGCGCGCGGCACGACAGAACGCGGAGGAGCAGGGGATTCTCTACCGCCAGGGCCTCTCCACGGCGCTGACGGTGGCGGACGCCACCGTGAGCCTGTTCGAGGCCGAGGTGGCCCAGGCGCAGAGCCGCTACGCGCTGGGCGTGGCGCTGCTGGGACTCAGGGCGGCTGTGGGACTCGATCCGCTGGGGAAGGAACCGTGA
- a CDS encoding putative metal-binding motif-containing protein — protein sequence MRLFLLGTLLVAVFASGCPKEESPPAAGALRVSISYATFQPQCLTLTVVDQDAPSRTDSTQVQVVPGVRSDTRTVAILGREGWSRNLRLTATAHERSCNGALVAEQSADAQVPVVGVTEVGLALRAEDLDDDTFITAEGPRPGTDCDDANPAVNPLATEQCDGIDNNCRNGEGDAPGARNYYPDRDADGYGDSSVEPIPSCVPPASTATQGGDCDDNDATIRPGQQESRCDGEDDDCDGVVDDDAFAVGATCMTAQACPGVNTCQGVSAVTCVSAQQPVEWYVDADGDGSAGAAAGLWCTEPEQSATTTRSDCDESSRYASNVATEVCDRLDNDCDEQVDEDLADCATTEWTETTVGGAATWNAVAPYGGNRGWLAGEGGLVTHVNGDIQLPVMTCPGNWKAAWVASNGRVFLGSGAGRLATVLPAALDTCAEVAGVATSSINGLVGFEDGTTVRLFAVDSQGRIIRWEYVEGAQPQAAPVLVTQLAANLRAIHGLSPETLLVVGQENGTTVPSAWSAPASGGTWPKENLGSTGTTGYLRAVRVLTPRLAYAAGDGGLLMERSGGAWTVKPQLTVAGSGAVNVRALLAFGRTALYAVGSGPNEIHFFNGTTWSSVAEAPGTLNALEATGPGDLWGVGFTGTLVRWQP from the coding sequence ATGCGTTTATTCCTGCTGGGTACGCTTCTGGTGGCGGTTTTCGCGTCGGGCTGTCCGAAGGAGGAGTCTCCTCCGGCCGCGGGCGCACTGCGAGTGTCCATCTCCTATGCGACGTTCCAACCCCAGTGCCTGACGCTGACGGTGGTGGATCAGGACGCGCCGTCCCGCACGGACTCGACGCAGGTGCAGGTGGTGCCCGGCGTCCGCAGTGACACGCGGACGGTGGCCATCCTGGGCCGAGAAGGCTGGAGCCGGAACCTGCGGCTGACGGCCACCGCGCACGAGCGCTCCTGCAACGGGGCGCTGGTGGCGGAGCAGTCCGCGGACGCCCAGGTGCCGGTGGTGGGAGTCACCGAGGTGGGCCTGGCCCTGCGCGCCGAGGACCTGGACGACGACACCTTCATCACCGCCGAGGGCCCGCGCCCCGGCACCGACTGCGACGACGCGAACCCGGCCGTCAACCCGCTGGCCACCGAGCAGTGCGACGGCATCGACAACAACTGCCGCAATGGCGAGGGCGACGCACCCGGCGCCCGGAACTACTACCCGGACCGGGACGCGGATGGGTACGGGGACTCGAGCGTCGAGCCCATTCCCTCGTGCGTCCCGCCCGCCAGCACCGCCACGCAGGGCGGAGACTGCGATGACAACGACGCCACCATCCGTCCCGGACAGCAGGAGTCCCGCTGCGATGGCGAGGACGACGACTGTGACGGCGTGGTGGACGATGACGCCTTCGCGGTGGGCGCCACGTGCATGACGGCGCAGGCGTGTCCGGGGGTGAACACATGCCAGGGCGTCTCCGCCGTCACGTGCGTCAGCGCCCAGCAGCCCGTGGAGTGGTACGTGGACGCGGATGGGGATGGCAGCGCGGGCGCGGCGGCGGGACTGTGGTGCACGGAGCCCGAGCAGAGCGCCACCACCACGCGCTCGGACTGCGACGAGAGCTCGCGCTACGCGTCCAACGTCGCCACCGAGGTGTGCGACCGGCTGGACAACGACTGTGACGAGCAGGTGGACGAGGACCTCGCCGACTGCGCCACGACGGAGTGGACGGAGACGACCGTGGGCGGGGCGGCGACCTGGAACGCGGTGGCTCCGTACGGCGGCAACCGGGGCTGGCTCGCGGGCGAAGGAGGGCTGGTCACCCACGTGAATGGAGACATCCAGCTGCCGGTGATGACCTGCCCCGGCAACTGGAAGGCCGCATGGGTGGCGAGCAACGGGCGCGTGTTCCTCGGCTCCGGCGCGGGGCGGCTGGCCACGGTGCTGCCGGCGGCGCTCGATACCTGTGCGGAGGTGGCGGGCGTCGCCACCAGCAGCATCAACGGCCTGGTGGGCTTCGAGGACGGCACCACCGTGCGCCTCTTCGCGGTGGACAGTCAGGGCCGCATCATCCGCTGGGAGTATGTCGAGGGCGCCCAGCCCCAGGCCGCCCCGGTGCTCGTCACCCAGCTGGCCGCCAACCTGCGCGCCATCCACGGCCTGAGCCCGGAGACCTTGCTCGTGGTGGGCCAGGAGAATGGAACGACCGTTCCTTCCGCCTGGAGTGCGCCCGCGAGTGGAGGCACCTGGCCCAAGGAGAACCTCGGGAGCACGGGGACCACGGGGTACCTGCGAGCGGTGCGGGTGCTGACGCCGCGGCTTGCGTACGCGGCGGGCGATGGCGGACTGCTGATGGAGCGCTCGGGCGGAGCGTGGACCGTGAAGCCTCAGCTCACCGTGGCTGGCAGCGGCGCGGTGAACGTGCGCGCGCTACTGGCCTTCGGACGCACCGCACTCTACGCGGTGGGCTCCGGCCCCAACGAAATCCACTTCTTC